The Gasterosteus aculeatus chromosome 8, fGasAcu3.hap1.1, whole genome shotgun sequence genome has a window encoding:
- the axdnd1 gene encoding axonemal dynein light chain domain-containing protein 1 isoform X4, translating into MRMMDDMLEKAGVDQHFEELTEISQMEALLELVQVEQNIYNVVFHEVIRQVSVGCAERGQLLAKLRQRYQSLLERIPCRLKALHTEAVAQRAVDRRLTEEIHRIKTSIQKLNVELSRIRDHDASVSQQAARAHRQLAGALELSQTNSDVVQAYHEFYELQRGRHEAQLLQMTEERDSLRQLSLDFALKVIRVKKLRLISQLHIVAQSWFNTAVHCRLYISSKDTEDLTTLMDLTDQWEEQLTAFMANFKKIECAQCEQISAVQQGITKWLALCSTQNNCSESKHGNASLEKCHSDLKDWSNTLALQCDSCQGEKLLLCHPTLGKLDCVQERCLNMSLELFRRHASPDGTPRRGQQDLRELDVVLSELLKQLETQVTGYSGIHGQIMSLLGLMESEVTKLGEEMAPPGMSTVSDWLKLEKALQNWKSLAEVFENVDTNKPDIFTETEKALEKVQEFITSLSTFTDGENHRLSDEVSSIHIGQTSWMLDLLFLTVPECSEDQDQEQEHRQVTNISLQTLDKDAKTLTEKLNLISTYISSCCLRILEEQTLNPYEVESENERNECRKLQKECADWVETSIILLTRATGGPAEQPVPQADPASSVDVPVCPADSMETLVNEEVEAVLKVEVKDETKAEPKDVSRFRSFGVCGGGELTVYEAPVLKLISYDGNITQRKLGESRVQLKGTEQLVVSPATDEAREAFSDLTTVVFLQQELHDAELRVLSTEQRAFEAEEALQAALQKIQDLERQLQGRPSLEPESNEERKTTPPLSLRPVTTPAPQKKTTTEGKSTSIPKKTKKR; encoded by the exons ATGAGAATGATGGATGACATGCTGGAGAAGGCCGGAGTGGATCAGCATTTCGAGGAGCTGACAGAGATCTCCCAG ATGGAGGCTCTGCTGGAGCTCGTCCAGGTAGAGCAGAACATCTACAACGTTGTTTTCCATGAGGTGATTCGGCAGGTCAGCGTGGGCTGTGCTGAGAGAGGACAGCTTCTTGCCAAACTCCG acagcGCTACCAGTCCCTGCTGGAGCGAATCCCCTGCCGACTGAAGGCTCTGCACACTGAGGCAGTGGCACAGCGAGCTGTGGACCGCCGGCTCACCGAGGAGATCCATCGCATCAAGACGTCCATCCAGAAGCTCAACGT GGAGCTGTCCAGAATCAGAGACCACGATGCATCTGTTTCCCAGCAGGCGGCGCGCGCTCACCGGCAGCTGGCCGGGGCACTCGAGCTGTCTCAAACCAACTCTGA TGTGGTACAGGCTTATCATGAATTTTATGAGCTGCAGAGGGGGCGCCATGAGGCTCAGCTGCTCCAGATGACTGAGGAGAGAGACTCCTTGAGGCAGTTGTCACTGGACTTCGCCCTCAAG GTGATCAGGGTAAAGAAGCTGAGGCTGATCAGCCAGCTTCACATTGTTGCACAGAGCTGGTTCAATACAGCTGTGCACTGCAGGCTTTACATCTCTTCGAAG GACACGGAGGATCTGACTACCCTCATGGATCTTACTGACCAATGGGAGGAGCAGCTGACTGCTTTTATGGCCAATTTCAAGAAGATTGAGTGTGCTCAGTGTGAACAGATCAGTGCGGTCCAGCAAGGCATCACCAAGTGGCTCGCCCTGTGCAGCACACAGAACAA CTGTTCTGAATCAAAACATGGCAACGCTTCTTTGGAAAAGTGCCATTCTGATTTGAAGGACTGGTCAAAT ACCCTGGCCCTTCAGTGTGACAGCTGTCAGGGTGAGAAGCTGCTTCTCTGCCACCCGACACTCGGCAAGCTTGACTGTGTGCAGGAAAGATGTTTGAATATGAGCCTTGAGCTGTTCAGAAGACACGCTTCTCCTGATGGCACACCCCGCAGAGGCCAACAGGACCTAAGAGAGCTCGATGTGGTCCTATCTGAGCTcctgaaacagctggaaactCAAGTCACTGGTTATAGTG GGATCCACGGACAGATCATGTCACTGCTCGGCTTGATGGAGTCTGAAGTTACCAAGCTTGGTGAAGAGATGGCTCCACCAGGAATGAGTACGGTTTCTGACTGGCTGAAGCTGGAGAAGGCACTGCAAAACTGGAAGAGTTTGGCTGAAGTCTTTGAGAACGTGGACACAAATAAGCCAGACATATT cacagagacagagaaggcGTTAGAGAAAGTGCAGGAATTCATAACCAGCCTGTCCACCTTCACCGATGGTGAGAACCACAGACTCAGTGACGAG GTCAGTTCTATTCACATTGGACAGACCAGCTGGATGTTAGATCTGTTGTTCCTCACGGTACCCGAGTGTAGTGAAGACCAAGACCAAGAACAGGAACACCGCCAGGTTACAAACATCTCACTACAGACGCTGGATAAAGATGCCAAGACGCTGACTGAGAAACTAAACCTTATTTCCACGTACATCAGCAG CTGTTGCCTACGGATTCTGGAGGAGCAGACGCTGAACCCATATGAAGTCGAGAGTGAAAATGAGAGGAATGAgtgcagaaagctgcag AAGGAGTGCGCTGATTGGGTGGAGACCAGTATAATCCTGCTCACAAGGGCGACGGGTGGTCCTGCAGAGCAGCCTGTCCCACAGGCTGACCCCGCCTCCAGCGTTGATGTACCGGTCTGTCCAGCAGACAGCATGGAGACTCTG gtgAACGAAGAGGTTGAAGCTGTGCTGAAAGTAGAGGTCAAAGATGAGACTAAGGCAGAACCGAAAGATGTGAGTCGTTTTAGGAGCTTCGGAGTTTGTGGTGGA GGGGAGCTTACGGTTTACGAAGCCCCTGTGTTGAAGCTAATAAGCTATGATGGAAACATTACACAAAGAAAGCTGGGAGAGAGCCGTGTCCAACTCAAAGGG aCTGAGCAGCTGGTTGTGTCTCCAGCAACAGATGAAGCCCGGGAAGCTTTTAGTGATCTCACCACAGTAGTATTTCTGCAACAGGAACTGCA TGATGCCGAACTGCGTGTCCTGAGTACCGAGCAGCGGGCCTTCGAGGCCGAGGAAGCTCTGCAAGCAGCGTTGCAGAAGATTCAGGACCTGGAGAGACAACTGCAAGGTCGACCCAGTCTGGAGCCCGAAAGTAATGAAG agAGAAAGACGACACCGCCTCTCTCCCTGCGACCAGTAACCACTCCAGCTCCTCAAAAGAAGACCACAACTGAAGGCAAATCAACAAGTATCCCCAAAAAGACCAAGAAACGGTGA
- the axdnd1 gene encoding axonemal dynein light chain domain-containing protein 1 isoform X5, producing MRMMDDMLEKAGVDQHFEELTEISQMEALLELVQVEQNIYNVVFHEVIRQVSVGCAERGQLLAKLRQRYQSLLERIPCRLKALHTEAVAQRAVDRRLTEEIHRIKTSIQKLNVELSRIRDHDASVSQQAARAHRQLAGALELSQTNSDVVQAYHEFYELQRGRHEAQLLQMTEERDSLRQLSLDFALKVIRVKKLRLISQLHIVAQSWFNTAVHCRLYISSKDTEDLTTLMDLTDQWEEQLTAFMANFKKIECAQCEQISAVQQGITKWLALCSTQNNCSESKHGNASLEKCHSDLKDWSNTLALQCDSCQGEKLLLCHPTLGKLDCVQERCLNMSLELFRRHASPDGTPRRGQQDLRELDVVLSELLKQLETQVTGYSGIHGQIMSLLGLMESEVTKLGEEMAPPGMSTVSDWLKLEKALQNWKSLAEVFENVDTNKPDIFTETEKALEKVQEFITSLSTFTDGENHRLSDEVSSIHIGQTSWMLDLLFLTVPECSEDQDQEQEHRQVTNISLQTLDKDAKTLTEKLNLISTYISSCCLRILEEQTLNPYEVESENERNECRKLQKECADWVETSIILLTRATGGPAEQPVPQADPASSVDVPVCPADSMETLVNEEVEAVLKVEVKDETKAEPKDGELTVYEAPVLKLISYDGNITQRKLGESRVQLKGTEQLVVSPATDEAREAFSDLTTVVFLQQELHDAELRVLSTEQRAFEAEEALQAALQKIQDLERQLQGRPSLEPESNEERKTTPPLSLRPVTTPAPQKKTTTEGKSTSIPKKTKKR from the exons ATGAGAATGATGGATGACATGCTGGAGAAGGCCGGAGTGGATCAGCATTTCGAGGAGCTGACAGAGATCTCCCAG ATGGAGGCTCTGCTGGAGCTCGTCCAGGTAGAGCAGAACATCTACAACGTTGTTTTCCATGAGGTGATTCGGCAGGTCAGCGTGGGCTGTGCTGAGAGAGGACAGCTTCTTGCCAAACTCCG acagcGCTACCAGTCCCTGCTGGAGCGAATCCCCTGCCGACTGAAGGCTCTGCACACTGAGGCAGTGGCACAGCGAGCTGTGGACCGCCGGCTCACCGAGGAGATCCATCGCATCAAGACGTCCATCCAGAAGCTCAACGT GGAGCTGTCCAGAATCAGAGACCACGATGCATCTGTTTCCCAGCAGGCGGCGCGCGCTCACCGGCAGCTGGCCGGGGCACTCGAGCTGTCTCAAACCAACTCTGA TGTGGTACAGGCTTATCATGAATTTTATGAGCTGCAGAGGGGGCGCCATGAGGCTCAGCTGCTCCAGATGACTGAGGAGAGAGACTCCTTGAGGCAGTTGTCACTGGACTTCGCCCTCAAG GTGATCAGGGTAAAGAAGCTGAGGCTGATCAGCCAGCTTCACATTGTTGCACAGAGCTGGTTCAATACAGCTGTGCACTGCAGGCTTTACATCTCTTCGAAG GACACGGAGGATCTGACTACCCTCATGGATCTTACTGACCAATGGGAGGAGCAGCTGACTGCTTTTATGGCCAATTTCAAGAAGATTGAGTGTGCTCAGTGTGAACAGATCAGTGCGGTCCAGCAAGGCATCACCAAGTGGCTCGCCCTGTGCAGCACACAGAACAA CTGTTCTGAATCAAAACATGGCAACGCTTCTTTGGAAAAGTGCCATTCTGATTTGAAGGACTGGTCAAAT ACCCTGGCCCTTCAGTGTGACAGCTGTCAGGGTGAGAAGCTGCTTCTCTGCCACCCGACACTCGGCAAGCTTGACTGTGTGCAGGAAAGATGTTTGAATATGAGCCTTGAGCTGTTCAGAAGACACGCTTCTCCTGATGGCACACCCCGCAGAGGCCAACAGGACCTAAGAGAGCTCGATGTGGTCCTATCTGAGCTcctgaaacagctggaaactCAAGTCACTGGTTATAGTG GGATCCACGGACAGATCATGTCACTGCTCGGCTTGATGGAGTCTGAAGTTACCAAGCTTGGTGAAGAGATGGCTCCACCAGGAATGAGTACGGTTTCTGACTGGCTGAAGCTGGAGAAGGCACTGCAAAACTGGAAGAGTTTGGCTGAAGTCTTTGAGAACGTGGACACAAATAAGCCAGACATATT cacagagacagagaaggcGTTAGAGAAAGTGCAGGAATTCATAACCAGCCTGTCCACCTTCACCGATGGTGAGAACCACAGACTCAGTGACGAG GTCAGTTCTATTCACATTGGACAGACCAGCTGGATGTTAGATCTGTTGTTCCTCACGGTACCCGAGTGTAGTGAAGACCAAGACCAAGAACAGGAACACCGCCAGGTTACAAACATCTCACTACAGACGCTGGATAAAGATGCCAAGACGCTGACTGAGAAACTAAACCTTATTTCCACGTACATCAGCAG CTGTTGCCTACGGATTCTGGAGGAGCAGACGCTGAACCCATATGAAGTCGAGAGTGAAAATGAGAGGAATGAgtgcagaaagctgcag AAGGAGTGCGCTGATTGGGTGGAGACCAGTATAATCCTGCTCACAAGGGCGACGGGTGGTCCTGCAGAGCAGCCTGTCCCACAGGCTGACCCCGCCTCCAGCGTTGATGTACCGGTCTGTCCAGCAGACAGCATGGAGACTCTG gtgAACGAAGAGGTTGAAGCTGTGCTGAAAGTAGAGGTCAAAGATGAGACTAAGGCAGAACCGAAAGAT GGGGAGCTTACGGTTTACGAAGCCCCTGTGTTGAAGCTAATAAGCTATGATGGAAACATTACACAAAGAAAGCTGGGAGAGAGCCGTGTCCAACTCAAAGGG aCTGAGCAGCTGGTTGTGTCTCCAGCAACAGATGAAGCCCGGGAAGCTTTTAGTGATCTCACCACAGTAGTATTTCTGCAACAGGAACTGCA TGATGCCGAACTGCGTGTCCTGAGTACCGAGCAGCGGGCCTTCGAGGCCGAGGAAGCTCTGCAAGCAGCGTTGCAGAAGATTCAGGACCTGGAGAGACAACTGCAAGGTCGACCCAGTCTGGAGCCCGAAAGTAATGAAG agAGAAAGACGACACCGCCTCTCTCCCTGCGACCAGTAACCACTCCAGCTCCTCAAAAGAAGACCACAACTGAAGGCAAATCAACAAGTATCCCCAAAAAGACCAAGAAACGGTGA